Proteins found in one Synergistaceae bacterium genomic segment:
- a CDS encoding NAD(P)-binding domain-containing protein, which translates to MSVVTIIGSGQMGSALAFPARENGHEVRVVGSPLDDSIIDACRAKNRHPAFKTDFPSGIQFFKVSEMERAIEGADMIIGGVSSFGVEWFGEFVLPRIPEKTPVLSVTKGLFDEPDGRLLPYPMLWEKMLAKKGLSRNINAIGGPCTSYELVAHDHTEVAFCGPDLAVLATLKAIMETSYYHISITTDVMGIESAVALKNGYALAIALTIGENQRRFGLESDPHFNSQAAIFYQSVKEMALLLEYQGAMALNNLAIGLGDLYVTVYGGRTRKIGILLGRGMDIDAAKETLQGVTLESLVVAERVARAVRRAASLGNLDRDKFPLLLHVDDIISKKAEVDIPWKQFSFVS; encoded by the coding sequence ATGTCAGTTGTAACAATTATCGGTTCAGGGCAAATGGGCTCGGCGCTGGCGTTTCCCGCCAGGGAGAATGGTCATGAAGTACGGGTTGTCGGCAGCCCGCTTGATGATTCCATCATTGATGCCTGTAGAGCGAAGAATCGACATCCTGCGTTCAAGACCGATTTCCCCAGCGGCATCCAATTTTTCAAAGTCAGTGAGATGGAACGTGCCATCGAAGGCGCCGACATGATCATCGGCGGGGTGAGCAGTTTTGGAGTCGAATGGTTTGGAGAATTTGTCTTGCCGCGTATTCCTGAGAAGACTCCGGTGCTCTCTGTGACCAAAGGCTTGTTCGATGAACCGGATGGTCGGTTGTTGCCGTATCCGATGCTCTGGGAGAAGATGTTGGCAAAGAAGGGCCTTTCCAGGAATATCAATGCCATTGGCGGCCCGTGCACAAGCTATGAGCTCGTTGCCCATGACCATACGGAAGTGGCATTCTGCGGCCCGGATCTGGCGGTGCTCGCCACCCTCAAAGCGATTATGGAGACCTCCTACTACCACATCAGCATCACAACCGATGTGATGGGGATTGAGAGTGCAGTCGCGTTGAAGAACGGCTATGCGTTGGCCATCGCGCTCACGATTGGGGAAAACCAGAGGCGCTTCGGCCTCGAAAGCGACCCGCACTTCAATTCGCAGGCCGCCATCTTCTACCAAAGCGTCAAGGAGATGGCGCTGCTGCTTGAATACCAAGGAGCCATGGCTCTCAACAACCTCGCCATCGGCCTTGGTGATCTGTACGTGACCGTCTACGGAGGAAGAACACGGAAGATTGGGATCCTTCTCGGGCGCGGCATGGATATCGATGCAGCAAAAGAGACCTTACAGGGAGTCACCTTGGAATCATTGGTCGTAGCCGAGCGGGTCGCCCGTGCGGTGCGGAGAGCCGCTTCCTTGGGGAACCTTGACAGAGACAAGTTCCCTCTCTTGCTCCACGTCGATGA